CCTTTGATAGAATCGAATCCACAAGCGTTACAAAGTTTAGCAAAGAAGACTCCTAAACTGGGTATGGAAGGCTTTATCCTTGGAATGGGCTTGAGAGTGCCGCGATCGTAATGGAATATAGCAGTGGATGAACCTTCACCATAGCCATCGGCAATCACACACAATGCTTCCTCAAAAGGGCTACTGTAACAAGCTGCCGCAGCATGGGTCAGATGATGATCGAATGCCTTACGAGTCACCTGCAAATGAGAATTAATTTGAGGATTTATTTGATTTTTTAAGAAGAAAACAAATTCTGTATTTAAGCCTAGATTTTTGGCAGTACCAGAAATTAATAACTGTGAAAGCGGGGCAGGTAGAGGTGTTTCAGTAGATAAGAAACCTAACAAAAATTGAATAACTGGATTTTGGAACAACGAATTAAAGTAAAAGAATTCCGCTTTTCGGAGAGTTGATGGCTGCCATGTACTTGCTAAAATTAGATCGGCATCTTTTTCACAATAGGTGTTGAGCAACTCACTCATCCGGATCAGATCGTCTGGAGGGCTATACCATGCCCGTTTATTTTGCAGGTATCTTTCCGCAGCTTCGGCGAATACTACCTCTCCATTAGAGTTAACAATTGCCAAAGCTGGATCGTGGCAACTACACGATAACCCAATATAGTTTCTAGGCATATAAATTTGCTTATACAGGAATCCGATTTGATTACGAACTTATTTGCGTAGTAAGGGAACAGGGAACAGGCTTGCCGTGACTTGTGCCGAGCATCTCGACTTCACTCGATGGAACCGGAGCCGAGGTAGCGTAGCCGAACGGGAACAGGGAACAGATATGTAATGAGTTTTTTAAAAAATCAAATAGGAATTTTATAAATTCAATGTATTCGCAGGTGCTTGAAAAGTCGCAAAGGTTGTCAAAAAGTTTTTCCACCATACTCTGTGAATAAACTTTCCTACCGAAGTATTACAAAAGTTTACTGATTTTATAAATAAATAGAGTCAAATATTTCGATATGTTTCTAAATATTACATTTAAGAAAAGTTTCTACTGATAAATAGAAAAGCACAATATAACAAGGTTTGTATCTTAGGTTACTAAGAACACACTTGTAACGAGCTATATGACAGTAGGAATTGTGTTTTTGGGATGTAGTCAAAAAGCTTTTGTAGGCCAAAACATTCATCCAGAAAAAACAGATATCCTAGTTAGCTTCAACCAAACAAGGTTAATGCGAATAAATAGGCTCACTGCTACTTTAATGGTCGCCTGGTAAACAGAGTCAATGGCTTTTATTTCAGATGGCTTAAGCAGTTCTGGGCGTAAATCTTCTACTTTAGTTGATTTATTACGCTACAGAGCAGACGATCGCCCTAACCAAACAGCCTACACCTTTCTCGTGGATGGGGAAGCTGAAGAAGTTAGTATTACCTATGAAGAGTTGGATATAAAAGCACGGGCGATCGCGCAAGTGCTAACTTCTCAGTTTGCAGATAAGCTAAAACCCCTTAAGACTGTTTTGCTGCTGTATCCACCAGGATGGGAATTTATTGCCGCATTTTTTGGGTGTTTGTATGCAGGAGTCATCGCTATCCCCGCTTATCCACCCCGACGCAACCAACAGCTAACCCGGTTAAAAGCTATCATTCAAGATGCCCAAGTATCTCTAGCCCTTACCACTACATCGATTGCGGCTAACTGGGAAAGCTACCAAGCAGAACTCAAACCATTAAATTTACACTATTTAGTTACTGATAGTATCTCTAACAATCTTGCAGATGATTGGGTTCCTCCCCAAATTAAAAGTGAATCACTAGCATTTCTGCAATATACTTCTGGTTCTACAGGTTCACCAAAAGGAGTGATGGTGAGTCATGGGAATTTGCTCTACAACGAAGAAATGATGAAGAGAGCAGCCCAGCATACAGAAAAAAGCATAATTCTTGGTTGGTTGCCCCTCTATCACGACTTGGGACTGATTGGGAACGTACTCCAGCCATTATATGTAGGTGTACGTGGCATTCTCATGTCACCTATCGCATTCTTAGAGAAACCCGTTCGTTGGCTCTTGGCAATTTCCCGCTACAAAGCAACCACTAGCGGCGCTCCTAATTTTGCTTACGATCTGTGTGTTAACAAAATTACTCCCCAACAGAGAGAAAACCTCGACTTGAGTTGTTGGGAAGTGGCTTTTAATGGTGCTGAACCCATCCATGCAGAAACACTAGAACGATTTGGACAAACTTTTGCGCCTTATGGGTTTCGCCCTGAAGCATTCTACCCTTGCTACGGTATGGCAGAAACAACTTTATTGGTCTCTGGGGGTGTGAAAAATGCTGCTCCGATCGTCGTTACGATTGATACGACTGAACTAGCAAAAAATACTGTAAAAATTACCAATGAGGCAGAAAAAGCCAAAAAAATTGTTAGTTGTGGTCAGAGTTGGTTAGATGAAAAAATAGCGATCGCCAATCCTGAAACTTTAACCTTGTGTCCACCTGGCAAAGTTGGAGAAATTTGGATAGCGGGGCAAAATGTCGCTGGGGGCTATTGGCATCGACCTGAAGAAACAGAAAAAATTTTCCATGCTTACACAGCAGATACTAATGAAGGCCCATTTCTGCGAACCGGGGATTTAGGATTTTTGCAGGACGGGGAATTATTTGTCACAGGTCGGATTAAAGATATCATCATCATCCTGGGACGCAACCATTATCCTCAAGATATCGAACAGACAATTGAGCAAAGTCATCCAGCATTACGACCAACTTGTGGGGCAGCATTTTCAATTGAAATTAACAGTGAAGAAAAGTTAGTTATTGTTCAAGAAATAGAACGAACTTATCTCCGTAAACTTAATCAAAATGAAGTTATTGGTGCAATTCGTCAAGCCGTATCTGAGCAACACGATCTACATATTCATGCAGTGTTGCTGTTAAAAGCAGGCAGCATTCCCAAAACTTCTAGTGGTAAAATTCAGCGCAATGCTTGCCGATTGGCATTTCTAAATCACAGCTTAAATGTTGTAGCAGAATGGCGAGCAAATCTTCATCAGCCAGAAACATCTTCAGCAAATTATTCAAAATATTACAGCCAAAAAAATATCGAAGCTTGGTTAATTTTAAAAGTTGCAGAACAACTAAAAATTGCTCCCGAACAAATTGATATTCAACAATCTTTAGCTTACTACGGTCTGAGTTCATTAGTAGCTGTAAGTATTGCCAGTGAGTTACAAGAATTGTTGGAGCGACAAATTTCTCCTACCTTATTGTATGATTATCCCAGCATTGAAACCCTATCTCAACATTTAGCTTCGGACTTTCAAAGCGAAGCCAATCCAAAATCTAAAATCGTTCGACTGAGCGTAGCCGAAGTCCAAAATCCAAAATCGGATGATAGTAATGCCATAGCTATTATTGGTATAGGTTGCCGTTTTCCGAAAGCCGAAAACCCCGAAGCTTTTTGGCAATTACTATATCATGGAATTGATGCTATTTCCGAAGTGCCGCGATCGCGTTGGAATGCCAGTAACTCCCAAGTCCGTTGGGGTGGTTTTCTGGAACAAGTTGATCGCTTCGATCCGCAATTTTTTGGGATTTCTCCACGAGAATCCGAGAGCATTGACCCCCAACAACGGCTACTACTAGAAGTAACGTGGGAAGCCCTAGAAAACGCATCTCAAGCACCAGATCGACTTGCAGGAAGTCATACAGGGGTATTCATTGGCATCAGCAATAACGATTATTCCCAGTTACTAGCAAATTACGCAGATGGCAATACCTATTCTGCAACTGGTAATGCTTTAAGTATTGCCGCTAACCGGATTTCCTATCTATTAGATTTGCACGGGCCTAGCTGGGCAGTAGACACAGCTTGTTCATCATCATTAGTAGCTGTTCATCAAGCTTGCCAAAGTTTAAATCAAGGGGAATGCCAGATGGCGATCGCTGGAGGAGTAAATTTAATCTTGACTCCCCAATTGGCGATCGCATTTGCTCAGGCGAACATGATGGCAAAAGATGGTCGTTGCAAGACCTTCGATGCGAAAGCTGATGGTTATGTTCGGGGGGAAGGCTGCGGAATCGTCATTCTCAAACGCCTTGATGATGCGCTGCGAGATGGAGACAATATCCTGGCCACGATCCGAGGTTCAGCAGTTAACCAAGATGGTCGTAGCAATGGCATCACTGCACCTAATGGACTTGCTCAACAAGCAGTCATCCAGCAAGCTTTAGCTAACGCAGGGGTTTTGCCATCACAAATTAGCTATGTAGAAGCTCATGGCACAGGGACATCCTTGGGAGATCCCATAGAGGTTAATGCTTTAAAAGCATCGCTGATGTTAGATCGATGTCCTGCGGACGGCTACGCTACGCCAGATCGGGACTGTTGGCTGGGATCGGTGAAAACTAATATCGGACATCTAGAAGCTGCGGCGGGAATTGCTGGTTTAATCAAGGTGGTATTGTGCTTGCAGCACCAGGAAATTCCACCCCATCTGCATCTGGATCGGATTAATTCCCTGATTTCCCTAGCAGAAACACCCTTATCAATTCCACTCCAGCCTCAACAATGGTTGGAAGAGAAGCAGCCACGTTTCGCCGGTGTATCTTCATTCGGCTTTGGCGGTACGAATGCCCATGTAATTTTAGCAGCAGCACCGCAAACAGCCCAGGTAGGAGCCGGATTAGAGCGTACCCAACATCTATTTACCCTCTCAGCCAAAAATGAACAAGCTTTGCGGGAACTGGTAGAAAGTTATCAAGAATTTCTCGCCGCAAATTCCCAGATATCCCTGGCAGATATTTGCTTTACAGCTAATAGTGGGCGATCGCATTTCGACTATCGTTTAGCTGTTATTGCTGAATCTGTGGTGCAGTTACAAGAGAAACTAAAAACGACCGAATTTGTAAACATCAAAGTACACAGTAAAAAGTCAGCCAAAATAGCTTTTCTCTTCACAGGACAAGGCTCTCAGTATATCGGCATGGGGCGCGAACTTTACGAAACCCAGCCAACTTTCCGCCAAAACCTTGATCGCTGCGATGAAATTCTGCGCCCCTATTTAGCAAAATCCCTACTCAGCGTCCTTTATTCTTCTCCAGATGAAACTTCTCTATTAGATCAAACCGCTTATTCCCAACCAGCTTTATTTGCCTTGGAATATTCCTTAGCCCAGTTATGGCGATCGTGGGGCATTATTCCAGATGTCGTTATGGGGCATAGCGTGGGTGAGTACGTCGCTGCTTGTGTAGCTGGTGTTTTCAGTTTAGAAGCTGGTTTGCAGTTGATCGCTCATAGATCCCGCCTGATGCAAGCATTACCTGATACTGGAGAGATGGTTGCAGTGTTGGCTGATGAGAAACTAGTTCGTACAGTTATTCAGCCTTATTTAGAAGAAGTGGCAATTGCTGCTATTAACAGCCCGAATAATATTGTTATTTCTGGAAATACCTCAGCAATTAGAGCAATATCTACCAAACTACACACACAAGGCATTGAGACTAGAAAGTTAAACGTTTCTCATGCCTTTCACTCCCCCTTAATGTCACCGATGTTGGCGGAGTTTGCACGGGTAGCCGCAGAGGTTAACTACTCACCACCAAGCATCAACTTAATTTCCAACCTCACAGGCATTCTCGTCACTGAAGAAATCCAAACTCCTGATTATTGGGTAAATCACATCTCTCAACCAGTCAGATTTGCCCAGAGCATGAACACTTTGCATCAACAGGGTTATAAAGTGTTTGTGGAAATAGGAGCCAAGCCCATTTTACTAGGGATAGGACGAGAGTGCTTACCAGCAGGAGTGGGAGTTTGGCTGCCTAGTCTGCGTTCAGGGCGATCGGACTGGCAACAGATACTCGCCAGTTTAGCCGAACTTTATCTTCAGGGTATAAAAGTAGACTGGTATGGCTTCGAGAGAGACTATTCGCAACGACGGAAAGTAGCTTTGCCGACTTATCCTTTTCAACGGCAAAGGTTTTGGTTGGGTTCAGTTTCTCAGCCAGCGAGCCAAAATCAGCTTATTCACCCGCTCCTGGGTCGAAGACTGCGTTCCGCATCGAAAGACATTCAGTTTGAATCCCAACTGAGTGCTGTGGCTCCAAATTACCTGGGCGACCATCGCGTTTTTAGCCAGCCGCTTTTTCCCGCCACCGCCTATTTAGAAATGGCCTTGGCTGCTGGTGCTACTCTGTTTCAAACCCATCGGTTGATGCTTGAGGATGTGGTAATTCTACAAGGGTTGGTGCTGCCAGAAACAGATTTTAAAACATTGCAAACTATCCTCACTCCCTTAGAAAATGACGCTTATCTATTTCAGATTTTTAGTCTACAGTCTGAAGAAAATCCTGAATGGCTGCTGCACGCTCAGGGGAAAATCTGCCGATCCACTGTCGATATTACTAGAAACACAAATATTGAAAATTGTCAAGCAAATTGTGAGCGATCGCTAGCAGTCGATCACTTTTATGAAAATTTTCACCAACGAGGGATTGATTATGGTGCTAGCTTCCAAGCCATCCAAGGTTTAGGTTGGGATGGCCAGCAAGCTTTGGGCGAAATTCAATTATCAGCAGAACAATTTGTAGAAGCAACCGATTATCAAATACATCCGGTGCTATTAGATGCCAGCCTGCAAGTTATTGCTGCCTCTGAAAATGAACAAAGTGCAGAGCAAAAAACTTATCTTCCAGTCGGTATCGATCGCTTGCAGGTTTTCCATCGTCCTAGTCAGCGCCTCTGGGCAATGGGATCGCTTACTTCAGAACAAACTGGTCAAGTCACCCTGTTTAGTGCTGAAGGAGAAACCATTGCGACTGTAGAAGGTTTGCGAGTCAAAGCCTTAGCACGGCTCGATACTCCACAACAGGATATTACAGATTGGCTCTATCAAGTGGAATGGCGAGTTAGAGCCAGATTTGACCAATGGCGATCGCTTAAATCCTTACTTTCTCCAGCATCTATTCAACAAAAACTGCAACTTAGCATCCCTCAATTAACAGCTAAAAGTAACTGGGAGGATTATGGTAACTTCCTCAACCAGCTTGAGAACCTGAGCATTGACTTTATGCTGCAAGCCTTTGAAGAGATGGGCTGGCTATGGCATTTGGGCGATAACTTTTCTACAGAAGCGATCGCCAAACGCTTAGGAGTCGTTTCGCAACATCGGTTACTTTTACAACGCCTGTTGCAAATGCTCGCTGAAGTTGAAGTTCTACAGTTAGTTGCAGACCGATGGCAAGTCATCCGCATCCCGGAAAAAGTCACTCCTCAAAATGCGATCGCCACATTACGCGATCGCTTCCCTGATACTGATGCAGAACTGACACTAATGGAACGCTGTGCTTCTAAACTGAGTGCCGTACTGCGAGGCGCTATTGATCCGGTGCAATTGGTGTTTCCAGGTGGAGATACCACCGTAGCGACTCGATTTTATCAGGATTCGCCTGGGGCAAAAGTAATGAATGGTTTGGTGGCAGAGGCGATCGCGATCGCTTTAGAACAGCTACCTGGCGATCGAGGAGTGCGGCTGTTAGAAATTGGTGCAGGTACGGGAGGCACAACCCACTATATTCTGCCGCAGCTTCATCCCGCACAAACCGAGTACGTGTTTACAGATATAGGGGCATTATTTACCAGTCAAGCCCAAGAGAAGTTTCGAGATTATCCTTTTATCCGCTATCAAAAGCTCGACATTGAGCAGTCGCCATCTGAGCAAGGATTTGCCTCTCATCAATATGATGTCGTCATTGCTGCCAACGTCCTACACGCGACAACATCCCTTCGCCAAACCTTAGAACATATACGGCAGTTGTTGACTCCAGGAGGTCAGTTAATCTTGTTGGAAGGCACTCGCCGCCAGCGATGGGTAAATTTAATCTTCGGACTTTTGGAAGGGTGGTGGAAATTTCAAGATTTTGATATCCGCCCCGACTATCCTTTAATCAGTGCCGAACAGTGGCAACAATTGCTTGCTGAAAGTGGTTTTTCGCAGGTAGCAGTCATTATTGAAGGGAACAGGGAACAGGGAATAGGGAATAGGGAACAGGGAATAGGGAATAGGGTTTCTGACCCTTTAGTGGATCGAGGGAACGAACAAGCAATAATTTCCGCATCTAACCACAAATCCCCACTGTTCCCCGTTCCCTCTTCCCTGTTCCCTTTTAAACAAGCTTTAATTGTGGCTCAAGTTTCAGAATCTCCCATATCTCAGGTTAGTTTAAAGCATCACAATTGGCTGATTTTCGCGGATCGAGGAGGTGTAGCTGAACATTTAGCCGCGCAACTGAAAGCGCAGGGAGACATCTGTACCTTAGTCTTTCCTGGGGAAAAATATCAGGAAATTGCACCAGCCACATTTGTAATTAACTGCGATCGCCCAGAGGAATTTCTGCAACTCATCAGCAGTCAGCAACAAGATATTTACGGTATCATCCAATGTTGGAGTCTCGATCAACCTGAAGCAGTAGCTTTTGAAAAGGGATGCAAAACGACTTTATTCTTAGTGCAAGCGTTAGGCAAAGCTGGATTAGCACATTCCCGATTGTGGCTTGTAACTTGTGGAGCGCAACCTGTACCCACAGGTGATTCTGAAGACTATCCAGAAGTTTTGGCAGTCGGTCAATCTTCTGTGTGGGGGATGGGAAAAGTCATTGCTCTAGAGCATCCAGAATTAAAGTGTGTATGTATCGATCTCGACCCCAAAGCACCATCACAAGTGCAAGCACAAGCATTACAGGCGGAAATTTGCTCGGAAGATATCGAAGATCGAGTAGCATTTCGGCAGGGATTACGTTACGTTGCCAGACTGGGGCGATATCAACAGTCAACAGTCAACAGTCAACAGTCAACAGTCAACAGTCAACAGTCATCAGTCATCAGTCATCAGTCATCAGTCATCAGTCATCAGTTAGGGAAAAATTTCCGACTGACAATGCAGGAGCGAGGAATCCTCGAAAACTTACAGTGGGAACCAACAAATCGCCGTCCTCCAAAATCAGGAGAGGTAGAAATTTGCGTACAAGCCGCAGGTTTGAATTTTTTGGATGTCATTGCTGCGTTAGGATTGCTTCCTGAGCAAGTAGATGGTGTGTCTCAACAGCATTTGCAAGAAACAACAGGTTTGGGTGGGGAGTGCGCGGGCGAAATTGTTGCCATTGGCGATCGCGTTACCGGCTTGGCGATTGGAGATCCAGTAATAGCGATCGCTCGTGGTAGTTTCAGCCGCTTTGTTACGGTTGATGCAGCTTATGTGGTTGCTAAACCAAAGAACCTCAGTTTTGAGGCTGCTGCTGCCATTCCGGTTAATTTTTTGACTGCCTACTATGCGTTCCATCATGTCGGCAAAATTTGTACAGGCGATCGCATTCTCATCCACGCCGCCGCCGGAGGTACTGGGATGGCTGCCGTGCAAATTGCCCAACAATTAGGAGCAGAAGTATTTGCCACTGCTAGTCCTCCCAAATGGCAAGCTCTCAGAAATATGGGCGTGCGGCACATTATGAACTCCCGTACCAGCGAGTTTGTAGAGACAGTGCAGCAAATCACCCAAGGGCAGGGCGTTAATTTGGTACTTAATTCTCTTACTTCTGGCGATGCTATTGCCCATAGCCTAGCGGTGATTCATCCCCACGGTCAATTTTTGGAAATTGGCAAACGGGGAGTTTGGGACTCTCAGCAGGTGGCACAAGTCAGACCTGATGTGGCTTACAAAGTTATCGATCTGGTACGTGTTTCTCAGGAGCAACCAGAATTAATCCAGTCGATGTTACAGGAATTAGTCGAGCAATTTGAAAGCGAGTTACTCCAACCTCCCCCGATCAAAATATTTTCGATTCAAGAAGTAGTTAATGCTTATCGTTACATGCAGCAAGCCAAGCATATTGGCAAGATTGTCATCAGTTTGTCCTCGGAAGTTTTAGAGGTAAAAAATTTAGCATTTACAGATAAACTTCATGGTGATAGCACTTACTTAATTACTGGGGGATTAGGAGGTTTAGGATTACTCGTCGCCCGTTGGCTGGTAGAGCAGGGAGCTAAGAACTTAGTATTAGTGGGGCGTAGGGATGTCCAGGATGTGAATCAGACCCAGTTGCAGGCGTTGGAACAAGCGGGAGCTAAAGTTGTTATCGCTCAAGCTGATGTGTCTGATATGACTGCAATGCAGCA
The Nostoc sp. C052 genome window above contains:
- a CDS encoding type I polyketide synthase, producing the protein MAFISDGLSSSGRKSSTLVDLLRYRADDRPNQTAYTFLVDGEAEEVSITYEELDIKARAIAQVLTSQFADKLKPLKTVLLLYPPGWEFIAAFFGCLYAGVIAIPAYPPRRNQQLTRLKAIIQDAQVSLALTTTSIAANWESYQAELKPLNLHYLVTDSISNNLADDWVPPQIKSESLAFLQYTSGSTGSPKGVMVSHGNLLYNEEMMKRAAQHTEKSIILGWLPLYHDLGLIGNVLQPLYVGVRGILMSPIAFLEKPVRWLLAISRYKATTSGAPNFAYDLCVNKITPQQRENLDLSCWEVAFNGAEPIHAETLERFGQTFAPYGFRPEAFYPCYGMAETTLLVSGGVKNAAPIVVTIDTTELAKNTVKITNEAEKAKKIVSCGQSWLDEKIAIANPETLTLCPPGKVGEIWIAGQNVAGGYWHRPEETEKIFHAYTADTNEGPFLRTGDLGFLQDGELFVTGRIKDIIIILGRNHYPQDIEQTIEQSHPALRPTCGAAFSIEINSEEKLVIVQEIERTYLRKLNQNEVIGAIRQAVSEQHDLHIHAVLLLKAGSIPKTSSGKIQRNACRLAFLNHSLNVVAEWRANLHQPETSSANYSKYYSQKNIEAWLILKVAEQLKIAPEQIDIQQSLAYYGLSSLVAVSIASELQELLERQISPTLLYDYPSIETLSQHLASDFQSEANPKSKIVRLSVAEVQNPKSDDSNAIAIIGIGCRFPKAENPEAFWQLLYHGIDAISEVPRSRWNASNSQVRWGGFLEQVDRFDPQFFGISPRESESIDPQQRLLLEVTWEALENASQAPDRLAGSHTGVFIGISNNDYSQLLANYADGNTYSATGNALSIAANRISYLLDLHGPSWAVDTACSSSLVAVHQACQSLNQGECQMAIAGGVNLILTPQLAIAFAQANMMAKDGRCKTFDAKADGYVRGEGCGIVILKRLDDALRDGDNILATIRGSAVNQDGRSNGITAPNGLAQQAVIQQALANAGVLPSQISYVEAHGTGTSLGDPIEVNALKASLMLDRCPADGYATPDRDCWLGSVKTNIGHLEAAAGIAGLIKVVLCLQHQEIPPHLHLDRINSLISLAETPLSIPLQPQQWLEEKQPRFAGVSSFGFGGTNAHVILAAAPQTAQVGAGLERTQHLFTLSAKNEQALRELVESYQEFLAANSQISLADICFTANSGRSHFDYRLAVIAESVVQLQEKLKTTEFVNIKVHSKKSAKIAFLFTGQGSQYIGMGRELYETQPTFRQNLDRCDEILRPYLAKSLLSVLYSSPDETSLLDQTAYSQPALFALEYSLAQLWRSWGIIPDVVMGHSVGEYVAACVAGVFSLEAGLQLIAHRSRLMQALPDTGEMVAVLADEKLVRTVIQPYLEEVAIAAINSPNNIVISGNTSAIRAISTKLHTQGIETRKLNVSHAFHSPLMSPMLAEFARVAAEVNYSPPSINLISNLTGILVTEEIQTPDYWVNHISQPVRFAQSMNTLHQQGYKVFVEIGAKPILLGIGRECLPAGVGVWLPSLRSGRSDWQQILASLAELYLQGIKVDWYGFERDYSQRRKVALPTYPFQRQRFWLGSVSQPASQNQLIHPLLGRRLRSASKDIQFESQLSAVAPNYLGDHRVFSQPLFPATAYLEMALAAGATLFQTHRLMLEDVVILQGLVLPETDFKTLQTILTPLENDAYLFQIFSLQSEENPEWLLHAQGKICRSTVDITRNTNIENCQANCERSLAVDHFYENFHQRGIDYGASFQAIQGLGWDGQQALGEIQLSAEQFVEATDYQIHPVLLDASLQVIAASENEQSAEQKTYLPVGIDRLQVFHRPSQRLWAMGSLTSEQTGQVTLFSAEGETIATVEGLRVKALARLDTPQQDITDWLYQVEWRVRARFDQWRSLKSLLSPASIQQKLQLSIPQLTAKSNWEDYGNFLNQLENLSIDFMLQAFEEMGWLWHLGDNFSTEAIAKRLGVVSQHRLLLQRLLQMLAEVEVLQLVADRWQVIRIPEKVTPQNAIATLRDRFPDTDAELTLMERCASKLSAVLRGAIDPVQLVFPGGDTTVATRFYQDSPGAKVMNGLVAEAIAIALEQLPGDRGVRLLEIGAGTGGTTHYILPQLHPAQTEYVFTDIGALFTSQAQEKFRDYPFIRYQKLDIEQSPSEQGFASHQYDVVIAANVLHATTSLRQTLEHIRQLLTPGGQLILLEGTRRQRWVNLIFGLLEGWWKFQDFDIRPDYPLISAEQWQQLLAESGFSQVAVIIEGNREQGIGNREQGIGNRVSDPLVDRGNEQAIISASNHKSPLFPVPSSLFPFKQALIVAQVSESPISQVSLKHHNWLIFADRGGVAEHLAAQLKAQGDICTLVFPGEKYQEIAPATFVINCDRPEEFLQLISSQQQDIYGIIQCWSLDQPEAVAFEKGCKTTLFLVQALGKAGLAHSRLWLVTCGAQPVPTGDSEDYPEVLAVGQSSVWGMGKVIALEHPELKCVCIDLDPKAPSQVQAQALQAEICSEDIEDRVAFRQGLRYVARLGRYQQSTVNSQQSTVNSQQSSVISHQSSVISHQLGKNFRLTMQERGILENLQWEPTNRRPPKSGEVEICVQAAGLNFLDVIAALGLLPEQVDGVSQQHLQETTGLGGECAGEIVAIGDRVTGLAIGDPVIAIARGSFSRFVTVDAAYVVAKPKNLSFEAAAAIPVNFLTAYYAFHHVGKICTGDRILIHAAAGGTGMAAVQIAQQLGAEVFATASPPKWQALRNMGVRHIMNSRTSEFVETVQQITQGQGVNLVLNSLTSGDAIAHSLAVIHPHGQFLEIGKRGVWDSQQVAQVRPDVAYKVIDLVRVSQEQPELIQSMLQELVEQFESELLQPPPIKIFSIQEVVNAYRYMQQAKHIGKIVISLSSEVLEVKNLAFTDKLHGDSTYLITGGLGGLGLLVARWLVEQGAKNLVLVGRRDVQDVNQTQLQALEQAGAKVVIAQADVSDMTAMQQLFSEIAQSLPPLRGVIHSAGVLADGVLQQLSWERFESVMAPKVQGAWNLHQLTKHQPLDFFVLFSSAAALLGSPGQSNHAAANTFLDALAAYRRANALPGLSINWGVVAEVGSAAQRQVDERAQQRGIGTIAPQKVLAVLEQLLLNSSRATVGVVPIHWQKFLEQSVDSPFFADWRETSELRSHLIPPFSQQLAAADPSDRRELLVAHVWRQIAQVLGFPSSAPIGLEQGFVELGIDSLTAVELRNRLQTSLECAIASTVMFDYPTVGALVDYLMGEVLGLEAADIVLDEELEETTMERSLLARTQELSEAELEEFINQKLDRLIQENANG